The Amyelois transitella isolate CPQ chromosome Z, ilAmyTran1.1, whole genome shotgun sequence genome contains a region encoding:
- the LOC106133934 gene encoding 3-hydroxyacyl-CoA dehydrogenase type-2, which yields MFKGLVGLVTGGSSGLGLATVEQLIKQGGRVIICDLPSSNGQQTAKQLGENAAFVPVDVTSEQDVKNALQTTLDKFGRLDVAVNCAGVATASRVYNFKKEQPFSLQEFQRTVQVNLVGTFNVIRLSAGLIGKNAPDADGQRGVIVNTASVAAFDGQIGQAAYSASKAGVVGMTLPIARDLAKQGIRVVTIAPGLFRTPMMASLPEPAIKQLEASVPFPPRLGHPHEFALMVQSIIQNPMLNGETIRLDGSIRMQP from the exons atGTTTAAG ggACTCGTTGGTTTAGTAACTGGGGGCTCGTCTGGTCTTGGCTTGGCTACAGTAGAGCAGCTGATAAAACAGGGTGGGCGTGTTATCATTTGTGATCTACCGTCCAGCAATGGGCAACAAACTGCTAAGCAGCTTGGGGAAAATGCAGCATTTGTACCAGTTGAT gtaaCTTCTGAACAAGATGTTAAGAATGCCCTACAAACAACATTGGATAAGTTCGGACGGTTAGATGTGGCTGTCAACTGCGCTGGAGTAGCAACAGCATCGCGGgtctacaattttaaaaaagaacaacCATTCAGCCTGCAAGAATTCCAGCGAACAGTTCAG GTGAATTTAGTGGGTACCTTTAACGTGATTAGACTATCGGCTGGACTCATTGGTAAAAACGCTCCAGATGCAGATGGACAACGAGGAGTAATTGTGAACACTGCTAGTGTGGCTGCTTTTGATGGAcag ATTGGGCAGGCAGCATATTCTGCTTCAAAAGCTGGTGTAGTGGGCATGACGCTGCCTATTGCCAGAGATCTCGCCAAGCAAGGCATCAGAGTAGTCACCATAGCACCAG gtTTATTCAGGACTCCCATGATGGCGTCGCTTCCTGAGCCGGCCATCAAGCAATTGGAAGCTTCAGTTCCTTTCCCCCCACGGCTGGGTCACCCACACGAGTTTGCCCTGATGGTTCAGAGCATCATTCAAAATCCAATGCTGAATGGAGAAACTATAAGACTAGACGGGTCCATTAGGATGCAGCCGTGA
- the LOC106133946 gene encoding fibrinogen C domain-containing protein 1 isoform X1, which produces MLRILVFSYIVLAVLSAVSCEKKDKKQRRRNDHLEKSLWKKEYENELTDAMLAAARKHQNNTRKAVAFSDSENVLEKLMETIVSSERYLKKVDSIDFKLNRLDIEVHEKTNTILKQLIDVMKMLRSAQRNDHHQSLMNSVKNDIVALRAMLEKGSGTYNEGNADERAFHAGSPFDARLSILETNVKNIMSGVDSIVSIISEVKSRQLARTNSKNEFAQGSTDAAALINEFRKTMHEQKTRKCECKTGRVDRAERYPTDCHEIQMQGFNVSGIYKIKPDDMEPFYVLCDLTTAGGAWTVFQNRFDGSQDFFKSWSDYKNGFGNLAGEFWLGLEKLSYLTNQKLYELRVELETQQGHEGYSAYSVFTIGPEHEGFRISTLGTYYGTAGDSLSYHAGQKFSTFDVDNDEWKDGACSMEHGGAWWYKECDKSNLNGKYSLTGDDQRGQTIYWISFKSPEIPISKTKMMIRPLPASKPVNYETNRNFLESPDQRIKQIKPSGTKGGAARLPFRYEEPSQDFFNNLK; this is translated from the exons ATGCTACGCATACTAGTGTTTTCATACATTGTTCTCGCTGTGTTGTCTGCCGTATCTTGCGAAAAGAAAGATAAGAAACAGAGACGGAGAAACGATCACTTGGAAAAATCTTTATGGAAAAAGGAGTATGAAAACGAACTCACTGATGCCATGCTAGCGGCGGCTAGAAAACACCAGAATAACACAAGGAAAGCTGTTGCATTTTCGGATTCTGAGAATGTGTTAGAAAAATTGATGGAAACCATAGTGTCCAGTGAAAGATATTTGAAGAAAGTAGAtagtattgattttaaattgaatcgTCTTGATATAGAAGTCCATGAGAAAACGAACACAATACTAAAGCAACTGATAGACGTAATGAAGATGCTACGTTCTGCTCAGAGGAACGATCATCATCAATCCTTGATGAATTCTGTGAAGAACGATATTGTCGCTTTACGAGCAATGTTGGAAAAGGGCTCCGGTACTTACAATGAGGGTAATG CGGACGAGCGAGCTTTTCACGCTGGCTCTCCCTTCGACGCAAGACTAAGCATCCTGGAAACCAACGTGAAGAATATCATGTCAGGAGTGGATTCCATCGTCTCTATCATATCGGAAGTTAAATCAAGGCAGTTAGCAAGAACAAATTCCAA AAACGAATTTGCACAAGGATCAACTGATGCTGCTGCACTGATAAATGAGTTCAGGAAAACTATGCACGAACAAAAGACGAGAAAGTGCGAATGCAA AACCGGACGCGTGGACCGCGCTGAGCGGTATCCGACCGACTGTCACGAAATTCAGATGCAAGGCTTCAACGTATCtggaatttacaaaataaaacctgACGACATGGAGCCTTTCTACGTGCTGTGTGATCTCACGACCGCGGGCGGCGCTTGGACC GTCTTCCAAAACCGCTTTGATGGCTCGCAAGATTTCTTCAAGAGTTGGTCCGACTATAAGAATGGGTTTGGCAATTTAGCGGGCGAGTTTTGGCTCGGCCTGGAGAAACTCAGCTACTTGACAAATCAGAAGCTGTACGAGTTGAGAGTGGAGTTGGAGACACAACAAGGTCATGAAGGCTACTCGGCCTACTCCGTGTTCACGATAGGACCAGAGCATGAAGGCTTTAGAATCAGCACATTGGGCACGTACTACGGGACGGCAg GTGATTCATTATCGTACCATGCGGGacaaaaattttcaacattCGACGTAGACAATGATGAATGGAAGGATGGAGCATGTTCCATGGAACACGGGGGTGCTTGGTGGTACAAGGAATGTGACAAAAG TAATCTAAATGGAAAGTACTCTTTAACTGGTGACGACCAACGAGGCCAGACTATATACTGGATTTCGTTCAAGAGCCCCGAAATCCCTATCAGCAAGACCAAAATGATGATCCGGCCTCTCCCGGCTAGCAAACCAGTCAACTACGAAACCAATAGG AATTTTTTAGAAAGCCCCGATCAAAGgataaagcaaataaaaccTAGCGGGACAAAGGGAGGGGCGGCCCGCCTTCCCTTTCGATATGAGGAGCCGAGCCAAGACTTCTTCAACAACTTGAAATGA
- the LOC106133946 gene encoding microfibril-associated glycoprotein 4 isoform X3, translated as MTSERYLKMVETVERKLNHLDASFHERTNSILKHLAEMLRTVKASPANALENSLVAVKNDLDKLRHYLTVEQPSMRADERAFHAGSPFDARLSILETNVKNIMSGVDSIVSIISEVKSRQLARTNSKNEFAQGSTDAAALINEFRKTMHEQKTRKCECKTGRVDRAERYPTDCHEIQMQGFNVSGIYKIKPDDMEPFYVLCDLTTAGGAWTVFQNRFDGSQDFFKSWSDYKNGFGNLAGEFWLGLEKLSYLTNQKLYELRVELETQQGHEGYSAYSVFTIGPEHEGFRISTLGTYYGTAGDSLSYHAGQKFSTFDVDNDEWKDGACSMEHGGAWWYKECDKSNLNGKYSLTGDDQRGQTIYWISFKSPEIPISKTKMMIRPLPASKPVNYETNRNFLESPDQRIKQIKPSGTKGGAARLPFRYEEPSQDFFNNLK; from the exons ATGACTAGTGAAAGGTATTTGAAGATGGTCGAGACCGTGGAGCGCAAACTAAACCACTTGGATGCGAGTTTCCACGAGCGGACGAACAGCATCCTGAAGCATCTAGCGGAGATGCTCCGTACTGTGAAGGCGTCCCCCGCCAATGCTCTGGAGAACTCGCTAGTAGCAGTCAAGAACGATCTAGACAAGTTAAGGCATTACTTGACGGTCGAGCAACCTTCAATGCGAG CGGACGAGCGAGCTTTTCACGCTGGCTCTCCCTTCGACGCAAGACTAAGCATCCTGGAAACCAACGTGAAGAATATCATGTCAGGAGTGGATTCCATCGTCTCTATCATATCGGAAGTTAAATCAAGGCAGTTAGCAAGAACAAATTCCAA AAACGAATTTGCACAAGGATCAACTGATGCTGCTGCACTGATAAATGAGTTCAGGAAAACTATGCACGAACAAAAGACGAGAAAGTGCGAATGCAA AACCGGACGCGTGGACCGCGCTGAGCGGTATCCGACCGACTGTCACGAAATTCAGATGCAAGGCTTCAACGTATCtggaatttacaaaataaaacctgACGACATGGAGCCTTTCTACGTGCTGTGTGATCTCACGACCGCGGGCGGCGCTTGGACC GTCTTCCAAAACCGCTTTGATGGCTCGCAAGATTTCTTCAAGAGTTGGTCCGACTATAAGAATGGGTTTGGCAATTTAGCGGGCGAGTTTTGGCTCGGCCTGGAGAAACTCAGCTACTTGACAAATCAGAAGCTGTACGAGTTGAGAGTGGAGTTGGAGACACAACAAGGTCATGAAGGCTACTCGGCCTACTCCGTGTTCACGATAGGACCAGAGCATGAAGGCTTTAGAATCAGCACATTGGGCACGTACTACGGGACGGCAg GTGATTCATTATCGTACCATGCGGGacaaaaattttcaacattCGACGTAGACAATGATGAATGGAAGGATGGAGCATGTTCCATGGAACACGGGGGTGCTTGGTGGTACAAGGAATGTGACAAAAG TAATCTAAATGGAAAGTACTCTTTAACTGGTGACGACCAACGAGGCCAGACTATATACTGGATTTCGTTCAAGAGCCCCGAAATCCCTATCAGCAAGACCAAAATGATGATCCGGCCTCTCCCGGCTAGCAAACCAGTCAACTACGAAACCAATAGG AATTTTTTAGAAAGCCCCGATCAAAGgataaagcaaataaaaccTAGCGGGACAAAGGGAGGGGCGGCCCGCCTTCCCTTTCGATATGAGGAGCCGAGCCAAGACTTCTTCAACAACTTGAAATGA
- the LOC106133946 gene encoding fibrinogen C domain-containing protein 1 isoform X2 translates to MLRILVFSYIVLAVLSAVSCEKKDKKQRRRNDHLEKSLWKKEYENELTDAMLAAARKHQNNTRKAVAFSDSENVLEKLMETIVSSERYLKKVDSIDFKLNRLDIEVHEKTNTILKQLIDVMKMLRSAQRNDHHQSLMNSVKNDIVALRAMLEKGSGTYNEGNADERAFHAGSPFDARLSILETNVKNIMSGVDSIVSIISEVKSRQLARTNSKNEFAQGSTDAAALINEFRKTMHEQKTRKCECKTGRVDRAERYPTDCHEIQMQGFNVSGIYKIKPDDMEPFYVLCDLTTAGGAWTVFQNRFDGSQDFFKSWSDYKNGFGNLAGEFWLGLEKLSYLTNQKLYELRVELETQQGHEGYSAYSVFTIGPEHEGFRISTLGTYYGTAGDSLSYHAGQKFSTFDVDNDEWKDGACSMEHGGAWWYKECDKSNLNGKYSLTGDDQRGQTIYWISFKSPEIPISKTKMMIRPLPASKPVNYETNRKAPIKG, encoded by the exons ATGCTACGCATACTAGTGTTTTCATACATTGTTCTCGCTGTGTTGTCTGCCGTATCTTGCGAAAAGAAAGATAAGAAACAGAGACGGAGAAACGATCACTTGGAAAAATCTTTATGGAAAAAGGAGTATGAAAACGAACTCACTGATGCCATGCTAGCGGCGGCTAGAAAACACCAGAATAACACAAGGAAAGCTGTTGCATTTTCGGATTCTGAGAATGTGTTAGAAAAATTGATGGAAACCATAGTGTCCAGTGAAAGATATTTGAAGAAAGTAGAtagtattgattttaaattgaatcgTCTTGATATAGAAGTCCATGAGAAAACGAACACAATACTAAAGCAACTGATAGACGTAATGAAGATGCTACGTTCTGCTCAGAGGAACGATCATCATCAATCCTTGATGAATTCTGTGAAGAACGATATTGTCGCTTTACGAGCAATGTTGGAAAAGGGCTCCGGTACTTACAATGAGGGTAATG CGGACGAGCGAGCTTTTCACGCTGGCTCTCCCTTCGACGCAAGACTAAGCATCCTGGAAACCAACGTGAAGAATATCATGTCAGGAGTGGATTCCATCGTCTCTATCATATCGGAAGTTAAATCAAGGCAGTTAGCAAGAACAAATTCCAA AAACGAATTTGCACAAGGATCAACTGATGCTGCTGCACTGATAAATGAGTTCAGGAAAACTATGCACGAACAAAAGACGAGAAAGTGCGAATGCAA AACCGGACGCGTGGACCGCGCTGAGCGGTATCCGACCGACTGTCACGAAATTCAGATGCAAGGCTTCAACGTATCtggaatttacaaaataaaacctgACGACATGGAGCCTTTCTACGTGCTGTGTGATCTCACGACCGCGGGCGGCGCTTGGACC GTCTTCCAAAACCGCTTTGATGGCTCGCAAGATTTCTTCAAGAGTTGGTCCGACTATAAGAATGGGTTTGGCAATTTAGCGGGCGAGTTTTGGCTCGGCCTGGAGAAACTCAGCTACTTGACAAATCAGAAGCTGTACGAGTTGAGAGTGGAGTTGGAGACACAACAAGGTCATGAAGGCTACTCGGCCTACTCCGTGTTCACGATAGGACCAGAGCATGAAGGCTTTAGAATCAGCACATTGGGCACGTACTACGGGACGGCAg GTGATTCATTATCGTACCATGCGGGacaaaaattttcaacattCGACGTAGACAATGATGAATGGAAGGATGGAGCATGTTCCATGGAACACGGGGGTGCTTGGTGGTACAAGGAATGTGACAAAAG TAATCTAAATGGAAAGTACTCTTTAACTGGTGACGACCAACGAGGCCAGACTATATACTGGATTTCGTTCAAGAGCCCCGAAATCCCTATCAGCAAGACCAAAATGATGATCCGGCCTCTCCCGGCTAGCAAACCAGTCAACTACGAAACCAATAGG AAAGCCCCGATCAAAGgataa